The following is a genomic window from Staphylococcus saccharolyticus.
ACAGCTTTGACTGTAGGTGCTTCTTCTGCATTTACAATAAAGTGACCTTTATTATAACGATAGCCAAACGGCGCATGTGTTGTAATCAATTTACCTTGCTAGGCTTTCTCTCTAATACTATTTTGTGTTTGTTCGCTGATGTTATTCGATTCCAATTCCGCTAGGCTCATGAGTATGTTCAAGCGAAAGTAATCAAATTCTTTAGCTAAATCAAAATAGCCATCGTTAACACTGATAATTGTGACATGATACTTTTTACAAATTTCAAAAAGTTGTATAGCGTTTTTCAAATTACGATGAAGTCGATTCAGACAATAACAACATAACACTTTACAATTTCCAGAAGTAATGATCTCTACCATCTTTTGATAGCCCGAACGTTTTGTATTTCGTCCGCTTCTCTTATCATCATAAAATTGTACGTTAGTCCATCCATATTGCTTAGCAGTGTCCATAATGAGTGCTTTTTGAGTAGCTAAGCTTTGTTGTTTTAGTGTACTTTGACGTACGTAACCAATAGCTTCGACCATAGTATTCACCTCCACGAAGATAATATATATTTATGAAAGAATTCAAATAAAGGTCCAACGTGTCATCAACACGTTGGACCGCAATCTTAGTTATCATGACTTAACTCTTTAATAACTAAGTCAGTTAATACTTCAATTAAATCATTCATGATATTTACCTCACTATCCATGCATGGTAAATATGTTAAAGCGGAAGTTGAAGGTATAAGTGATTTTCATAAGCGTGTAAAAGAAGGATTTGCTGCTAATGATGTGTTATTTCAATTAAGGTTAGAGATGAGTGTACATGAAAATAAGTATGATTAACTACTAATTTATACAAATAGATATTGTAATATGCATTTGAATTGAAAAATATTTTAGTAAAACGCATCATTAACCAATACGCAGAATACATTAATAAACAAAAAAGATGTGTACTATGAAAAATATTTATTAAATGATATAAAGCAGGCATACATAAATAGTACAACTTTATATTTTAAACTTATGCTTGTAATTGTTTGATAATTTCTCTATTGAAATTGTCTAGATCATCTGGTGTACGGCTTGTTACGATATTATTATCAACTACAACTGATTCATCAACAACATTTGCCCCTGCATTAGATAAATCTTTACGTACATTGATAACACCAGTTATTGTACGCCCATTTAAATCGTCGGTATCAACTAGTAAAAGTGGACCATGACAAATCGCAAATGTTAGTATATTATTTTGAGTAAAATACTTAGTAAATGTACCATAGCGGCCTTCTTCATCACCACGTAAATGGTCAGGTGAAAATCCACCAGGAATTAATAAAGCATCATAATTTTCTGGCTTAGCATCTGCGATATTAACATCTACTGTTACTTTTTCACCATGTTTGCCGACAACTTCATGGTTAGCAGTATCACCAATAACTTCAGTCTCAAACCCAGCATTTTCTAATGCCTCTTTTGGACTAGTTAATTCTATATCTTCAAATTCATCTGCTAAAATGATTGCTACTTTTTTAGTCATAACAGAAATTTCCTCCTAAATTATAATTTTAAATCTATATACTACATACACTAAAAAAAGGAAATTAAACACAAAATACTAATTAACTTATTTATTTAATCATCGGAATAATTTCAAAATTTTATATTCATATTTCTTTTTAATTTATATATTTATCATTGTGGTTTTAAAATGACTTTAATATTGTTGTCTTTTTTCTGATCGAAAATATCATAAGCTTGTTTTGCATCTTCTAAAGGCATAGTATGCGTTATAATTTCTGTTGGATCAAACACTTCATTTTTAATCATTTCATATAATTTTGGCATTTGATGAATAACTGGCGCTTGACCACTTTTTACTTGAACATCTCTATTAAAAATTAAATCTATTGGAAAATTATCTGCAGGTGTACCATAAATACCCGTTAATTGAATGGTACCAAATTTTCTTACTGATTCTGCTGCTGTAATAATTGGACTAATATTACCGCGTTGTGCTGAGTTTGAACTAATCTCTAAATCATCTTGAGCTACTTGTCCATCCATTCCCACACAATCTATAACAACATCTGCGCCACCCTTTGTTGTTTCATGAAGTAATTTTCCGATATTATCTTCTTTAGAAAAATTATATACTTCAGCGCCGTTGAATTTTTTCGCATGGTTTAATCTGTGCTCTACATTATCAATGGCAATCACACGTTCAGCACCTTTTAACTTAGCAAATTTTTGTGCCATTAAACCGATTGGACCACAACCTAGAACAATAACAGTATCACCAGATTTTACGCCCGCATGTTCAACACTCCAATAAGCTGTTGGGACAACATCAGATAAAAATAATACTTGTTCGTCTTTTAAATCACTATCTGGAACTTTGAATGAAGAGAAGTCAGCAAATGGGACTCTTAAATACTCTGCTTGTCCTCCCCAGTGGTTCCCGTGCATGGCACCAAAACCGAAAAGTCCACCATTGTTCATTTTCCAACTTGCTGGGGATGGATTAGAATTATCACATTGAGACTCCATATGGTTATTACAATAGAAGCAATCGCCACAACCAATGTTAAAAGGTATAACTACTCTATCGCCTTTTTTTAAAGTCTTAACGTCTTTTCCTACTTCTTCTACAATTCCCATTGGCTCATGTCCAATAACAAAACCAGGATCCATAAATAAGTCGCCTTGATGATAAAGATGTAAATCAGAACCACATATACCTGAAGCTGTTATTTTAATAATTGCATCTGTTGATTCTTCTATCGTTGGATCTTTCACTTCACGAACTTCCATATTTTTATGACCTTGATAAGTAACTGCTTTCATTAATATCGCCCTCCTTCAGTCAATCTACCCCTTCTAGCACGTTATAAACCCAGAATATTAATAGACTATTTTTAGATTAAGTAGATATGTTCATATTCGAGACTGTTTTAGTATAATGGTTAATAATTTATTAAAGACTATAATAGATTTTAGTTTTGTGTATGAAATATTGAATAGAAATTTTCATGCAGATAAGAGAAAGAACAGTGATTATTCTTAATAAGGCAGCTTATTTCATCAATCGATTTTACGTTGGTGAGCTGTTTGAAAATCTTCTAAAAATAGTAATGAACAAATTAAGATATATATATTTGAAGGCAGATAATAATAAAGTTAAATAACTTTTTTTAGTATTTATAAAACCGCATCATTAATCGATACGCAGAAGCGTACCATAAATAAAGCTAAAAATTAAGTTGTAAGAATTTTAATTTAAACTTAATTAATGAAAGTTTGTTTAGAAAGTTTCAGAGTGAAGTAGATTAATCGAAAATATAATGTCTACAATAAAATGTAAGTTAATTAAAAGAATTACTAATATCATTGCTTTGGAACATGAAATGTAAAAACTTATAACCTATATCCAACAATATAGAATGCTATAATTTGATGGCAGAATGACAATATCAATCGCTTTAAAATGAGGTTAGGAGATGACTTACATTATTAATTGATATCATCAAATATTCATATAAATAAGAGTGAGAATAAAAATTACTATGTAAAAAGCGATGGTAAGGGTTAAAAAAGATGACTAGAACGTATAATGTGAATAAATATGTCATTCAGAAAAACTATAATAATCTTAAATTACATAGACTAAGGTTGTATAAATTTAATACAAAAGATGGAAAGGTCATAAACATTAGCAAATCAACTTTTGTAAAATGGAGTAACTTTGATTGAGAAAATACAAAAAGATGAAGTATTTACGTGTGTGTTTAGAAGGACTCAAAATACTTATTATGCAGGCCAGTTACTCTCTCTACGTATTAACAAGAAGGGTTTAATAACAACTTTGATGTTTCAAGAAATGTCATTAGAAACGTTAAAGTTAGTATCGTAGATTATAAATAAAATAATCGGTTATGGATTAAGTTGAGTAAAAAAAGGGAGTATAGGACTCCCTTAATAAGTTGGTATATAAGTGATTTACTTTTTCAATAATATTTTAATTCCTCTGATAATATTTAAGATATACAATATTAAAGCAATTAAAAAGAATATAATAGCAATGACTAAAGCAATAATAAATATTAATAATTGATGATTCAAAGGCTTATCAAATATTTCTTTTGAAAAAATAATAGCCGCTCTACCTATAAAAAAACTAATCCAAGTCAAAGCATGATTAACTAGTGCTTTTTTACCATGTCTTGACGTTGGTTCATCAGCGAGTATACATACCAATAAAGGTAAAATGACAGGTGCAAAAAAGATACTTAAATAACTCAGTGCTGATAAAACATAACTATTGTCATTTTTATTCATATTACTGTTTATATTTTCCATTCTTTTCACCTTCCTTATTTCTCTTTACTTATTATAAAAACATCAATCATAGACTATTACAACAGTTAACAAGTAAACTTACAACAGTGTAAGTAATACATTGAAAAAATGTTATTTGTATATTTCTTCTAGACAAATAAATTAATATTTTTTACTTAAGGTTTTACATGAATAAATGCATAAATAAGTGGTAAAATAAACTAGACTCATTTAAATAGTATTTCTTATAAAATCACCTCGATAGATTATAGATTAGTGAGGTTTGTTGAAAATTATTTAATAATCCATATAAAAGAAGTAGAAAGACTAGCTACAACTATTAGATGATATAACATTATGTAATATAATGTTATAGAATTAATGAAAGAAAGATGATTTAGATAAACATGTATTAATCGAAAAGATTAGAGTAGCTGTCTTGGGAAAATACAAGGAGTTCATTATTCATCCATTTATCACATGGTCTTCTTTCATTTTCGTAAATGTCGCATCATAATCTGTTTTAGAATAGCTATTTCTATCTTGAAGAATT
Proteins encoded in this region:
- a CDS encoding type 1 glutamine amidotransferase domain-containing protein yields the protein MTKKVAIILADEFEDIELTSPKEALENAGFETEVIGDTANHEVVGKHGEKVTVDVNIADAKPENYDALLIPGGFSPDHLRGDEEGRYGTFTKYFTQNNILTFAICHGPLLLVDTDDLNGRTITGVINVRKDLSNAGANVVDESVVVDNNIVTSRTPDDLDNFNREIIKQLQA
- a CDS encoding zinc-dependent alcohol dehydrogenase, whose amino-acid sequence is MKAVTYQGHKNMEVREVKDPTIEESTDAIIKITASGICGSDLHLYHQGDLFMDPGFVIGHEPMGIVEEVGKDVKTLKKGDRVVIPFNIGCGDCFYCNNHMESQCDNSNPSPASWKMNNGGLFGFGAMHGNHWGGQAEYLRVPFADFSSFKVPDSDLKDEQVLFLSDVVPTAYWSVEHAGVKSGDTVIVLGCGPIGLMAQKFAKLKGAERVIAIDNVEHRLNHAKKFNGAEVYNFSKEDNIGKLLHETTKGGADVVIDCVGMDGQVAQDDLEISSNSAQRGNISPIITAAESVRKFGTIQLTGIYGTPADNFPIDLIFNRDVQVKSGQAPVIHQMPKLYEMIKNEVFDPTEIITHTMPLEDAKQAYDIFDQKKDNNIKVILKPQ